From the genome of Halobacteriovorax marinus SJ:
TCTATCTTTTGATGTTGAGTATCCATAACTCGTTCCATACTGAGGACCGGTCTCAGAGTGATCCTTTGCCATCTGTACAAGTCCGCCATGATAGAGATCATCGTTGTAGCGATCAAAGTCCGCTAGAACAATCTCTTTCATTTGCTTTTGAGACATATTACCTCTGATCTTTTTAGCAACATCATTGGAAGTCATTTGCGGATGAATTTCTCTAAATATTTTTAAAATCTCACTCTCTTCAACATCTCTTCTATAAGCAAGACCTCTCCATACAACACTGTCTTGATACCAAAGAGCCATTTTAGCATCCCAGTCCTGAGAGTTTCTAAATGCACCCTCTCCAAATGTTGCTTTGAAGTCTCTATCAACGAAAGCTAGATTAACTTCTTGGAGTCCTTCTTTCTTATGAGTAAAGTCCACCTTTACAGTTTTTAGAAAGCTTTCATACTTCTTATTAATACCTAGTAAAGTCTCATGGGGACTTTTCTCAATCTTAGCAATTAAGCTCGGATCTTCATCAACCATATAAGAGACGAACTCCATATATTGTCTAGGATCAACATCTGCAACTCGAGCATCCTCTTTCACCGCTTTAGAGCTATACTTTTTAGCATCTATACTTGCACTTCTTATTGTATAAGGAGAGAAAAGCTCAGGTGAATTTTCAACAGGTAAATTTAACTCTAGTCTATTTGTTATATCTTCATAGAGACTATTTGTTGATTCCATACCTTTAACAACTTGCTCTCTCCAAACTTCAATTGGTGAGTATAGATCCATATTTGGATCAGCAATACGTGACGGCGGAAGCCCCTCTTTTATTAGAGCGTAGTTTAAAATAAATTCCCTTGTGGTTCTTCCATTTCCATTTCTAAATGGATGAATAGAGACCATATCTCTTTGGAAATTTACAACCATCTCTATGTAGTCATTAATTTTCTCTTCAGTATCTAGGCTTCCAAGCGCTCTTCTTGTTTCATTAAACCAAGAGAACCTTTCCTCTGTCAGCGCTTCAACTAAAGTAGTCATTAAATCATTCTCAGAGATAGATCTATCTCCCTCTTTAAATGCTGTTATTTTTTCAAATGTTTCTGGATGAGTCGTTTCAATTCTAGCGAGCGCCTCATCTTTAATATTTGATGGAGTTGGATAGAGGATGGCTCCTTTAGATCTTCTAACCTCACCTTCAGTTGTCACACTCGTAACCTGAAATCCAAGGTAAGGATTACTATTAATATTCTCTAGGGCCTCATCTGTTACTCCGCGCCCTCTCTCATTACCAATTAATGCAACTTTTCTAATTGCTCCTAATTCACTATCTTTAATTTCTTCCACACCATTTTTCATCATCATAGTGTGAACTTCTTTAAAAGTTTCTAAAGAGTAGTCTGGTCTATTTGCAATAAGATACTTTCTAGCATCAACAAAGTTTTCAAAAGCAGCTTCATCCCACTGAGGAGTGGCAACGGCACCTCTCCCTCTAAGGAAGTTTCCAACTCTACCAAGAACTTCTCTTGCTTCTCTACGACCTTTATTAAAGGCATAAGGATATTCAACCTTAGAAAGTTCTTTATGCCCCTTGAAGACCTGATCAAGTTCTTTAACGGTATAGTTATAATCAATGAAGTGAATACTCTCTATTGCGTTGGTGATACCAATTCTTTCAGTCTCATCAAAGTTAGAGATATTTGTCATCAATCTCTCTCTTCGATCGCTGAAGCTTGATTTAAAGAATTGCTCAACTACAGTTTTACAAGACTCTGATGCAGCCGCTGGATATCTTAAAACATAGTTCTTTGGCTTACTCTTAACTGAATAAAATGTACTATTATGAGTACAACCAAAAGCAGTTAGCGCAACTAACAAGGTAAAAATTAAATTTCTATGCATTAGATAATCCTCCGTCTTGGAGTCTTATCGGGTAGTTGATGAATTTTCTTTAAGGGAAGAGGAACAAGCTAAGAGTCTGAAATTACTTAGACCAAATAGTGGTCCCTAATTCCTTTCTAAGCTCCGTGAGGCCTTTTCTGTCGTACCAATAGTTTTGAGTGGCATTGGTTAAAATCACACTGCCCCTACTCTTTTGCGTATCTATCCAAATTGATGTTCCGGTAAAACCTAAGTGACCAAAAGTCGAAGACGAACATCCTCTGCCCGCCAATGAATTTTGAGGATCAGAAACAGTATCCCAACCATAGAGAAAGCGATCAAAAGATGTATTTTTAAAAGCTCCATCCATAAAGTCTAGAAGAGAGTATTTAGAGTCTAAATTCAAGAGACTCTTACAAAGTCCATCGATGGAAGCAAAGAGACCAGCATGAGAGACTTTCTCCTTTAAATAAAAGGCATTGTCATCATGTACTTCCCCTTGAATTTTCTTTCCATGTCTAAATCCAGTTACAGGAGACCTGAGAGGATCTTCAAGCTCAGTCCAATGAAACATTTCTTCGTCAAAATAGTCAGAGCATATTTCATAGAGTTCTCTTTTAAAAGTGTCTTCTATTTCTAACATTGCCCTTAGTGCAGAATAGTCGGAGTAAAGTGTCGGCGCCTCTTTTACTTGAAAACTCTTTATATAAGAGCGCCACTGACTGGGAGATATTCTTCCTCCAGAGGTCAATGAACCGCGATGATTTAATAGAAGTAACATTTCATTGTTAAACTTCTTTGGAGAGGTAAGGTAAGTACTCGCTAAAGTTAGAGGCTTAGTAAGAGAGGCCAAATCAAAGAAATACTTTCCAGACTTATTTACAAACTCTCCACCATGCCACTCGAGAGATTCGTAATTCTTAGCTTTAAAATCAATCACTCCGACCGCTACGCAGTCGAAGTGTTGTTTAGGCATTAAATTCTCAATTATCTTTTGAATATCTTGCATTAATCCCTAAGGGCAGCTTGAGCTGCGGCCAATCTAGCAATTGGAACCCTGTACGGAGAACAAGAAACGTAGTCTAGTCCAATATCATGACAGAATTGAATAGATCTCGGCTCCCCTCCGTGTTCACCACAGATACCCATATGAATTTTTGGATTTGATTTTCTCCCTTCAACACAGGCGTGATTTACTAAGAAACCAACTCCTTCTTGATCGAGAGAAACAAATGGATCAACTGGAACTAATCCTCCATTTATATACTCTGGAAGAAACTTACCTGAATCATCTCTTGAAAGGCCAAAAGTTGTCTGTGTTAAATCATTTGTACCAAATGAGAAGAAGTCTGCCTCAGGTGCAATTGAGCCGGCCGTAATTGCGGCCCTTGGAAGCTCAATCATTGTTCCCAATTTATATTTTACTTCTTCACCAGTTTCTTTAAAGATCGTTTCAATTTCTTTAATACACTCTTCTTTAAGTAGAACAAGTTCTCCCTTTAATGAAATAAGTGGAATCATAATTTCAGGAAGTACTTCTACTCCCTTCTTCTTACACTCTAGAGCAGCTTCAATAATTGCTCTTGTTTGCATTTTATAGATCTCTGGGAAAGTTACTCCTAAACGACAACCTCTATGCCCTAGCATAGGATTAAATTCATGTAGCTGCTCACATCTCTCATCTATAAGTTGTACTTCAATTTCAAGATACTCCGCTAAGGCCTCTCTATCTTCTTTAGTGTGAGGGAGAAACTCATGTAGAGGTGGATCCAGAAGTCTGATATTAACAGGCTTTCCATCCATAGCAGTGAAGATACCGATAAAGTCTTCTCGCTGAAATGGTAGTAACTTAGCAAGGGCCTTCTCTCTTTCTTTAAGCTCTTTAGCGTAGATCATCTCTCTTACAGCTAAAATTCTCTCCGCTTCAAAGAACATATGTTCAGTTCTACAGAGCCCGATTCCTTGAGCTCCAAAGTTTCTAGCAGTCTCGCTATCCTCTGGGTTATCAGCGTTTGTTCTAATTTCTAATTTTCTGAACTCATCGGCCCAGCTCATAAAGTTTGCAAAGTCCTCAGAAATCTCCGCCGCAATTGTTGGAACCTTTCCTTCGATAACTTCTCCAGTAGCTCCATCAATCGTTAAGTGATCACCTTCTTTAAACTCTCTTCCATTAACTTTTAACGTAAGAGTTGCATAATTAATTTGAATCTCAGAACACCCAGCAACACAAGGTTTCCCCATCCCTCTGGCCACAACAGCAGCATGAGAAGTCATTCCCCCTCTCGCTGTTAAGATCCCCTCAGATGCAACCATTCCAGCAATATCTTCAGGACTAGTCTCTTGCCTTACAAGTAGAACTTTCACTCCACTCTCATTAAGGGCGGTTGCTTTTTCAGATGTAAATGTAATCACACCACTTCCAGCACCAGGAGATGCCGGCAGTCCTTGAGCAAGAACATTCTTAGTCGCACTTGGATCAAGCCTTGGGTGGAGAAGTTGATTGATATCTTCTGGGTTGATTTTCAAAATCGCTTCTTCTTTTGAAAGGATCTTTTCATTTACTAAATCCACAGCAATTTTCACAGCTGCCGCAGCCGTTCTCTTTCCATTTCTTGTTTGAAGAATAAAGAGCTTATCATTTTCGATAGTGAACTCAATATCTTGCATATCTTTATAGTGTTTTTCAAGACGAGTGTAGACCTCTACTAACTCATCATAAACTTTTGGCATGGCCTCTTGTAAAGTTTGAAGACCTTTATTGGACTCATTCTTAGATAAGTCATTTATTGGTTGTGGAGTTCTAATCCCAGCAACAACATCTTCACCTTGAGCATTGATTAGAAATTCACCAAAGAATTTCTTCTCTCCAGTACTTGGATCTCTAGTAAAGCAAACACCTGTAGCGCAATCATCACCCATATTTCCAAAAACCATAGATTGAACATTTACAGCTGTCCCCCAGCTATGGTCTATATCATTTATCTCTCTATACTTAATGGCCCTAGGATTATTCCAAGAACTAAAGACTGCCGAGATGGCCCTCCATAGCTGCTCCATCGGATCAGTAGGAAATGAAACCCCTGTCTCTTCAAATATAATCCTCTTATAAACTTCGACCAACTCCTGTAGGTCATCAGCTGTAAGCTGTGTATCGAGTTCAACTTCTCTGGCTTCCTTTAGATCTTCTAGTGTTGACTCTAGGATCGCAACATTGAATCCCATAACCACGTTGGCATACATTTGAATAAATCTTCTATAAGAGTCCCATGCAAACCTAGGGTTCTTTGTGAGTTCAGCTAGACCTATAACAGAATCATCATTTAAACCTAAGTTTAAAACTGTATCCATCATCCCAGGCATTGATACTCTTGCTCCCGACCTAACAGAGAAGAGCAGAGGGTTCTTAATATCACCAAACTTCTTACCAGAGTTCTTCTCCACTTCCTGTAAAGCGAGTAGTACTTCATCTTTAATTTGCTGATTAATCGTATTTGAGTTTTCCACGAAATCTAGGCATGCAGCTGTTGTTACAGTGAAACCAGGTGGAACAGATAGTCCAATCGAAGACATCTCTGCAAGGTTAGCCCCCTTGCCTCCGAGTAAGCCTTTCATTGTTTTATTACCTTCAGTCTTTTCAGAACTAAAGCCATAGACCCATTTATTTTTAGTTGCCACAAAACCCTCCCTGGGTGGTTGAAACTAATAAAAAATAAAAGGAGCGAGAAACTCGCTCCTAGAAATTAAAAACCTAATTTATCTCTTAAATACTTATCCAGTTGATCAATGGCGACTCTCTCTTGAGTCATTGTATCCCTATCTCTAACTGTAACTGCATTATCGTCAAGAGTATCAAAGTCAAATGTCACACAAAGCGGTGTTCCGATCTCATCTTGTCTTCTATATCGCTTTCCAATTGAACCTGCGACATCGTACTCAGCTTGATAATTTTTTTGAATTGTTTCAAATAACTTTCTAGCTGGTGTATCAAGTTTTTCTTTTTTCACAAGAGGAAGTACTGCTACTTTAATTGGAGCAATCTTAGGATGAAACTTCATCACTACTCTTTCATTTTCTTTATCGCCTTCATTTTCTAATCTATAGGCATCACAAAGAAGAGCAAGAACGGCTCTATCACAACCAACAGAAGTCTCTAGAACGTAAGGAAGGTACTTCTTATTTCCATCCTCAGTATCGAGATACTTTAAGTTCTTCTTTGAAAATTCTTCGTGTCTCTTTAAATCAAAGTCCGTACGAGAGTGAATTCCTTCCATCTCTCCCCATCCCATTGGGAATTCATATTCAATATCAGTTGCAGCATCTGCGTAGTGAGCTAAGCTATCTGGCCCATGTGGTTCCCAACGAAGTTTTTCAGCTCTTAGCCCATTATCAATATGCCATTGCCAACGAACCTCTTTCCACTTCTCCATTGCATCCAATTGAG
Proteins encoded in this window:
- a CDS encoding Fic family protein; its protein translation is MHRNLIFTLLVALTAFGCTHNSTFYSVKSKPKNYVLRYPAAASESCKTVVEQFFKSSFSDRRERLMTNISNFDETERIGITNAIESIHFIDYNYTVKELDQVFKGHKELSKVEYPYAFNKGRREAREVLGRVGNFLRGRGAVATPQWDEAAFENFVDARKYLIANRPDYSLETFKEVHTMMMKNGVEEIKDSELGAIRKVALIGNERGRGVTDEALENINSNPYLGFQVTSVTTEGEVRRSKGAILYPTPSNIKDEALARIETTHPETFEKITAFKEGDRSISENDLMTTLVEALTEERFSWFNETRRALGSLDTEEKINDYIEMVVNFQRDMVSIHPFRNGNGRTTREFILNYALIKEGLPPSRIADPNMDLYSPIEVWREQVVKGMESTNSLYEDITNRLELNLPVENSPELFSPYTIRSASIDAKKYSSKAVKEDARVADVDPRQYMEFVSYMVDEDPSLIAKIEKSPHETLLGINKKYESFLKTVKVDFTHKKEGLQEVNLAFVDRDFKATFGEGAFRNSQDWDAKMALWYQDSVVWRGLAYRRDVEESEILKIFREIHPQMTSNDVAKKIRGNMSQKQMKEIVLADFDRYNDDLYHGGLVQMAKDHSETGPQYGTSYGYSTSKDRKVGKAFAMGAMQFQITDDAGKRVQVTYGMQNDPDVIEKLKDQLKGRVLIGVRRANKDVDLGRLKQVRPEFSYKYGRQQEVMGIGAADPDSVMVVQILKDDGDIAVSYFRNPKNPSELLVVKDPKVSEFEEVTEEMITRRINIE
- a CDS encoding serine hydrolase, whose protein sequence is MQDIQKIIENLMPKQHFDCVAVGVIDFKAKNYESLEWHGGEFVNKSGKYFFDLASLTKPLTLASTYLTSPKKFNNEMLLLLNHRGSLTSGGRISPSQWRSYIKSFQVKEAPTLYSDYSALRAMLEIEDTFKRELYEICSDYFDEEMFHWTELEDPLRSPVTGFRHGKKIQGEVHDDNAFYLKEKVSHAGLFASIDGLCKSLLNLDSKYSLLDFMDGAFKNTSFDRFLYGWDTVSDPQNSLAGRGCSSSTFGHLGFTGTSIWIDTQKSRGSVILTNATQNYWYDRKGLTELRKELGTTIWSK
- the ppdK gene encoding pyruvate, phosphate dikinase — encoded protein: MATKNKWVYGFSSEKTEGNKTMKGLLGGKGANLAEMSSIGLSVPPGFTVTTAACLDFVENSNTINQQIKDEVLLALQEVEKNSGKKFGDIKNPLLFSVRSGARVSMPGMMDTVLNLGLNDDSVIGLAELTKNPRFAWDSYRRFIQMYANVVMGFNVAILESTLEDLKEAREVELDTQLTADDLQELVEVYKRIIFEETGVSFPTDPMEQLWRAISAVFSSWNNPRAIKYREINDIDHSWGTAVNVQSMVFGNMGDDCATGVCFTRDPSTGEKKFFGEFLINAQGEDVVAGIRTPQPINDLSKNESNKGLQTLQEAMPKVYDELVEVYTRLEKHYKDMQDIEFTIENDKLFILQTRNGKRTAAAAVKIAVDLVNEKILSKEEAILKINPEDINQLLHPRLDPSATKNVLAQGLPASPGAGSGVITFTSEKATALNESGVKVLLVRQETSPEDIAGMVASEGILTARGGMTSHAAVVARGMGKPCVAGCSEIQINYATLTLKVNGREFKEGDHLTIDGATGEVIEGKVPTIAAEISEDFANFMSWADEFRKLEIRTNADNPEDSETARNFGAQGIGLCRTEHMFFEAERILAVREMIYAKELKEREKALAKLLPFQREDFIGIFTAMDGKPVNIRLLDPPLHEFLPHTKEDREALAEYLEIEVQLIDERCEQLHEFNPMLGHRGCRLGVTFPEIYKMQTRAIIEAALECKKKGVEVLPEIMIPLISLKGELVLLKEECIKEIETIFKETGEEVKYKLGTMIELPRAAITAGSIAPEADFFSFGTNDLTQTTFGLSRDDSGKFLPEYINGGLVPVDPFVSLDQEGVGFLVNHACVEGRKSNPKIHMGICGEHGGEPRSIQFCHDIGLDYVSCSPYRVPIARLAAAQAALRD
- a CDS encoding glycine--tRNA ligase, whose protein sequence is MSESNLKSMSDLVSLCKRRGFIFQSSEIYGGLGSCWDYAPYGIQLKNNVKESWWKAMTFREDVVGIDASIFMHPMVWKASGHVDGFSDPMVDCKSCKERYREDQIDTSKPCAKCGATDFTEPRDFNLMFNTQMGAVTDSSSTVYLRPETAQGIFVNFLNVQQTMRKKLPFGIAQIGKAFRNEITPGNFIFRTREFEQMEMQFFVKPGTQLDAMEKWKEVRWQWHIDNGLRAEKLRWEPHGPDSLAHYADAATDIEYEFPMGWGEMEGIHSRTDFDLKRHEEFSKKNLKYLDTEDGNKKYLPYVLETSVGCDRAVLALLCDAYRLENEGDKENERVVMKFHPKIAPIKVAVLPLVKKEKLDTPARKLFETIQKNYQAEYDVAGSIGKRYRRQDEIGTPLCVTFDFDTLDDNAVTVRDRDTMTQERVAIDQLDKYLRDKLGF